The nucleotide window TGAACGACTTCCGCATGCCGTAAAACGCCCAGATGATGCGAGATTTTGACGATTTCTTCCCCCAAGGTCTCCGAAAGCTCACTGACGTTCATTGCCCCTTGGAATAGCTGCTCCACGATCCGCAGTCGATCGGGATCGGCCAGGGCTTTCAATCGCGTGGCACACAGTTCGTATTCGACTCTTTTCTTCATCAGGCGACCACGATTTTTGGGCGGAGATCGTCGGCGATTGGCCTGTCGAAATGATTCGCGAGGAGCCGACGACGATGGACCCAATTGTAAGCGTAATTGCTTCCATTCACCAGATGAAAGGAGGCTTTCCCCAGAGAGGCCCACTAAGCGGCCATTCGTCTTGGCGAGCATAAGGTGTATGATCGAAGCTCTCCACCTGGTGGGCAAATCGCCTGCTACCGAACACATTTCGATGAAGTGGCAACGTTGATGATTGCAAATGGGAAGTGGCTGAACGTGTGGGACCGGATTCGAGCCAGCTTATGGTTTGTGCCCATCCTGTGCACCTTGGGCGGTATCATGTCGGCCGTAGTGATGCTCACGCTTGACTACAACTGGAAGGAGAAGTGGACGCTTCCTTTTTGGCTGGAAACGACCACCGATGGGGCGCAGACGATTCTCTCGACCATCTCTGGCGGCATGATTACGGTGGTTGGTGTGGTGCTGTCCATGACCATGGTGACCCTCTCGATCACTTCTTCGCAGTTTGGTTCACGCGTGCTACGAAGCCGGATTCGCGATCGCACCACGCAGTGGACCATCGGTGCGTTTCTCGGCACAACCGTCTATAGCTTGGTTGTGCTGAAGATGGTACGCAAGATTGGCGAAGATGACTTCTTGATCCCACATCTCTCGGTCATGGCGGCCATTCTCTTTGCGATTGCTAGTTTGGTGATTTTGCTTTACTTCATCCACCATATCACGATGATCGCCCAGGCCCCTGAGATTGTGGCTAGTTTGGCACACGATTTGAATCACTCGATCGAAACCATCTTTCCCGAAAAGATCGGCGACCCACCACCTCAAGAGATGCCTTCTGACCAGAAGTTCACGGACGAGCAACGCAAAGCGATTCAGGACGGCGTGCAGATCCTTTCGAGTTCGGAAGGGTATATCCAAATGATTGAGGCAGACGAACTCTTGGGGCTGGCGAACAAATACAACCTGATCATCGA belongs to Bremerella cremea and includes:
- a CDS encoding ArsR/SmtB family transcription factor, translating into MKKRVEYELCATRLKALADPDRLRIVEQLFQGAMNVSELSETLGEEIVKISHHLGVLRHAEVVQSQKQGRFVIYQLHPDVVACGKEATPNSTRRIDFGCCSFDLERT
- a CDS encoding DUF2254 domain-containing protein produces the protein MIANGKWLNVWDRIRASLWFVPILCTLGGIMSAVVMLTLDYNWKEKWTLPFWLETTTDGAQTILSTISGGMITVVGVVLSMTMVTLSITSSQFGSRVLRSRIRDRTTQWTIGAFLGTTVYSLVVLKMVRKIGEDDFLIPHLSVMAAILFAIASLVILLYFIHHITMIAQAPEIVASLAHDLNHSIETIFPEKIGDPPPQEMPSDQKFTDEQRKAIQDGVQILSSSEGYIQMIEADELLGLANKYNLIIELPKRPGDFIARDETIAMVAGLSKEEEEKLCKAINDSFYLGNSRSPRQDVNCSVHELAQMAVRALSPGINDPYTAVNCIDRLSAALGQLARRRMPDENRFDAEGNLRLVVDRQSFSGVMHAAFDQIRCCSTTSAAVSQRLFEGYLRIAESVSDADQATNVLHQARLTLEGVAEEKHHPADLLMMQEKYSRLQEKLAPFGIPAEPQKKEEPDDPGTEESREEGEASGEVIG